Sequence from the Candidatus Phytoplasma solani genome:
TATCGTTATTTTCCCAACGGTAAAATCTTAACTATTAAACCAGACGGTACCATTTCATGGAAAACAAAAAAATAAAAACGCAAAATATGTCCCTTTAATGGCGTTTTAAAAAGATGTTGAATGTATTTATTATTAACGGATATAAAGGAATGAAGTTATGGCAAAAAAAATTATAAATTTTTTAGAAGAATTAGAAGAAAAAAACTTTGATATAGACACCCAACTAGAACCTTTAAAAAAAGAAATCAAAAAAACACTTGTAAAAGATGGAACAATGAAAAAAGATGAAAAAATTACTGATGAATCTTTTTCCACTTATTATTTTTATTACAAAAACAAAGATAAAGAAGATGAAAACGGTTATCGCCTAAAACTCCAAAAAACACCTCACTTACAGCTTATTTATCAACCTACTTGTAAAAATAAAAAAATTGAGTTTGAAAACAAACTTAAACAAATGAATACTTTATTTGATGGTGTGCACTGTTCCAAAACTTTAGACACTTTTTATTTTTTAAAAATTCTTTAAGACTAACTATTAAGTTAGTCTTTTTTTGTTTTAAAGACTAAAAAATAATTTCATATCTTTTCTAAAAACGTTTTTAGAAAGGATTAAAATGTTAAGACAAAAATTATTTAAAGATTTTTTAAAAAATAAAAAGAATTTAGAGGCCCGCAATCAATTAATTGAACTTCATTATCCGTTAGCAAAAAAATTATCAAACAAATTTAATTTCTATCCGCGAGTTTTGACTAAAGAGGATTTATACCAGGAAGGGATTTTAGGTTTAATCAAAGCCCTAAATAATTACCATGACTTAGGTTACGACTTTATCGCCTACGCTACTCCCACCATCAAATCGGAAATCAACAAACTAATAAGAAAAAGCCATTCCCCTTCAATCCCCCAAAAAACCACCAAACCAAGAAATATCAGTTTTAACGAAAACCAACACTCACAACAAACAATTTACGACAAAATCCCCAATCCGTATCAATTATGGTTAAAACTGAGGTGTTCCAAAAGTTTAGACACTTTTTGATTTTTAAAAATTCTTTAAGGCTAACTATTAAGTTAGTCTTTTTTTGTTTTAAAGACTAAAAAAATAATTTCATATCTTTTCTAAAAAACGTTTTTAGAAAGGAATTAAATGTTAAGACAAGAATTATTTAAAGATTTTTTAAAAAATAAAAAGAATTTAGAAATTCGTAATCAATTAATCGAACTTCATTTACCTTTAGTCAAAAAACTAACTTATCAATTTAAATATTATCCTCGAGTTTTAACCAAAGAAGATTTATACCAGGAAGGGATTTTAGGATTAATCAAAGCCCTGGATAATTACGAAGATTTAGGTTATGACTTCATTTCTTACGCAACCCCAACCATCAAATCAGAAATTAGAGAACTAGTAAGAAAAAGCCACTCACCTTCAATACCCCAAAAAACAACCAAACCAAATAATATCAGCTTTAAAGAAGAAAAATACAAACAACCTAATTGGGATAAAATCCTTAATCCGCATCAATTATGGTTAAAACAAGTAAACCATGAAGTATTCTTAAAATTACTAAGAAAAAAACTAAGCAAAAACGAATTTAATATTATTTGTTTAAGTTTCGGAGTTACTTTGGGCGACATCAACGAAACTAACCAACCAACTTTAACCAACCACGAAATCGCCCAAAAACTAAATTTAACTTTAAGACAAGTAGAAACAACAAAAAACATAGCAATACAAAAACTAAGTCCAAATAACAAAAAATAAGGAGAAACCAAAAAATGTTAAATAAAGTTCAACTAATCGGCAATATCGCCCACGACTTAGAAAAACAATATATCAACACCACCAACGAACAAATCCCTAGGGCGCCAAAGATGCCTAAATATCGTGTTATCTAACCAATATGC
This genomic interval carries:
- a CDS encoding sigma-70 family RNA polymerase sigma factor, with amino-acid sequence MLRQELFKDFLKNKKNLEIRNQLIELHLPLVKKLTYQFKYYPRVLTKEDLYQEGILGLIKALDNYEDLGYDFISYATPTIKSEIRELVRKSHSPSIPQKTTKPNNISFKEEKYKQPNWDKILNPHQLWLKQVNHEVFLKLLRKKLSKNEFNIICLSFGVTLGDINETNQPTLTNHEIAQKLNLTLRQVETTKNIAIQKLSPNNKK